A window of Gadus chalcogrammus isolate NIFS_2021 chromosome 16, NIFS_Gcha_1.0, whole genome shotgun sequence contains these coding sequences:
- the bcl7bb gene encoding B-cell CLL/lymphoma 7 protein family member B-B isoform X1, with protein MNHNSTKMSGRSGRAETRSRAKDDIKKVLAAIEKVRKWEKKWVTVGDTSLRIFKWVPVTETKQIYRTKSTGGTVRGLKDVALENTSNSLLDLNDENSNQSFLSDVVYQPKMDNSSSNSSSQHLSPPHPSSLRTDDAPPPMLGQESVDVSPFLSLNTESSLPGQEGADEPPTLIKEELSSGTAQRGASGTQEETDGAPPLKKVCAGENVVLR; from the exons ATGAATCATAACAGCACTAAAATGTCTGGAAGATCGGGCCGGGCAGAGACACGAAGTCGTGCCAAAGATGACATTAAAAAGGTTTTGGCGGCTATTGAGAAAGTCCGCAAATG GGAGAAGAAGTGGGTAACAGTTGGGGACACGTCTTTACGTATATTCAAGTGGGTTCCAGTAACAGAAACTAAACAG ATATATCGAACCAAATCCACAGGTGGAACGGTGCGGGGCCTAAAGGATGTGGCCTTAGAAAACACCTCAAACTCCCTACTGGATCTCAATG ATGAGAACAGCAACCAAAGCTTTCTGTCAGACGTCGTCTACCAGCCCAAGAtggacaacagcagcagcaactccAGCTCACAGCACCTTAGTCCTCCCCACCCATCCAGCCTCCGCACAGACGACGCTCCACCCCCCATGCTGGGCCAGGAGAGTGTGGATG TatctccttttctttccttGAACACAGAGTCAAGCCTCCCAGGCCAGGAAGGGGCAGACGAACCTCCTACGCTGATCAAGGAAGAACTTTCCTCAGGCACAGCCCAGCGTGGGGCTTCGGGCACACAG GAAGAAACCGATGGAGCACCTCCGTTAAAGAAAGTTTGCGCGGGAGAAAATGTTGTGCTGAGATAA
- the bcl7bb gene encoding B-cell CLL/lymphoma 7 protein family member B-B isoform X2, which produces MNHNSTKMSGRSGRAETRSRAKDDIKKVLAAIEKVRKWEKKWVTVGDTSLRIFKWVPVTETKQIYRTKSTGGTVRGLKDVALENTSNSLLDLNDENSNQSFLSDVVYQPKMDNSSSNSSSQHLSPPHPSSLRTDDAPPPMLGQESVDESSLPGQEGADEPPTLIKEELSSGTAQRGASGTQEETDGAPPLKKVCAGENVVLR; this is translated from the exons ATGAATCATAACAGCACTAAAATGTCTGGAAGATCGGGCCGGGCAGAGACACGAAGTCGTGCCAAAGATGACATTAAAAAGGTTTTGGCGGCTATTGAGAAAGTCCGCAAATG GGAGAAGAAGTGGGTAACAGTTGGGGACACGTCTTTACGTATATTCAAGTGGGTTCCAGTAACAGAAACTAAACAG ATATATCGAACCAAATCCACAGGTGGAACGGTGCGGGGCCTAAAGGATGTGGCCTTAGAAAACACCTCAAACTCCCTACTGGATCTCAATG ATGAGAACAGCAACCAAAGCTTTCTGTCAGACGTCGTCTACCAGCCCAAGAtggacaacagcagcagcaactccAGCTCACAGCACCTTAGTCCTCCCCACCCATCCAGCCTCCGCACAGACGACGCTCCACCCCCCATGCTGGGCCAGGAGAGTGTGGATG AGTCAAGCCTCCCAGGCCAGGAAGGGGCAGACGAACCTCCTACGCTGATCAAGGAAGAACTTTCCTCAGGCACAGCCCAGCGTGGGGCTTCGGGCACACAG GAAGAAACCGATGGAGCACCTCCGTTAAAGAAAGTTTGCGCGGGAGAAAATGTTGTGCTGAGATAA